A genome region from Christensenella minuta includes the following:
- a CDS encoding thiamine pyrophosphate-binding protein — protein sequence MKIRVADYIANFLAQNDITQIFTVTGGGAMHLNDALGKNKELHCTYNHHEQACAIAAESYARLSGKIAAVCVTSGPGGTNAITGVLGGWLDSIPMLVISGQVKFETTVRSTDLPLRQLGDQEFDITTCVKTMTKYAEMVTNPNKIRYHLEKALYLAKHGRKGPCWLDIPLNVQGALIDTEDLCGYDGKQEGLENIPEISDDVVLDVIEKLKNAERPVIFAGSAIRSSGAEKVFYELIERFNIPVVTAWNAHDILWDNHRLSFGRPGTVGNRAGNFVVQNADVLLVLGSRLNIRQISYNWENFAESAYQIMVDIDENELKKPTLSLDMPIHGDVAEFMEKMLKANQSIEPKEQWITYCQKVKKDYPVVRKEYRNRISPINPYVFIDELTKSLPNGQIVVCGNGSACVCTFQAANIKKGQRLYTNSGCASMGYDVPAAIGAYQASHEKIVCLAGDGSLQMNIQELQTIRYNNMNIIIFILNNDGYHSIRQTQSSFFGLPLVGVNRESGVGFPNLNKIADAYEMPYYRLATTEKMDAALKEILGNDGPALCEVLLDPEQAFEPKLSSRKLEDGTMISPSLEDMYPFLDRKEFEENMIKNSKNERGKL from the coding sequence GTGAAGATAAGAGTAGCGGATTATATCGCGAATTTTTTAGCCCAAAATGATATTACACAAATTTTTACCGTGACAGGCGGCGGCGCGATGCATCTAAATGATGCACTGGGAAAAAATAAGGAATTACATTGTACTTATAATCACCATGAGCAGGCTTGCGCAATCGCAGCGGAAAGCTATGCACGCTTAAGCGGCAAAATAGCTGCCGTGTGCGTTACGAGCGGACCGGGAGGCACGAATGCAATTACCGGGGTTCTGGGCGGATGGCTGGATTCGATTCCGATGCTTGTAATTTCAGGGCAAGTGAAATTTGAAACAACGGTGAGGAGTACGGATTTACCATTGCGTCAGCTAGGAGATCAGGAATTTGACATTACTACCTGCGTAAAAACGATGACAAAATATGCAGAAATGGTAACCAATCCAAATAAAATAAGATATCATTTGGAGAAGGCGCTTTATCTGGCGAAGCACGGCAGGAAGGGACCATGTTGGCTCGATATCCCTTTGAATGTACAAGGAGCATTGATAGATACGGAGGATTTGTGCGGGTATGACGGCAAACAGGAAGGGCTTGAGAACATCCCGGAAATTTCAGACGATGTTGTTCTTGATGTCATAGAAAAATTGAAGAACGCCGAACGGCCTGTGATTTTTGCCGGCTCCGCGATTCGTTCTTCCGGAGCGGAAAAAGTGTTTTATGAATTAATCGAACGCTTTAATATTCCGGTGGTGACGGCATGGAATGCTCATGATATTTTATGGGACAATCATCGGCTTTCCTTTGGGCGGCCGGGAACAGTTGGCAATCGTGCTGGAAATTTTGTCGTGCAAAATGCAGATGTGTTGCTTGTGCTTGGATCTAGGCTGAATATTCGCCAAATTAGTTATAATTGGGAAAATTTTGCTGAAAGTGCATATCAGATTATGGTCGATATTGACGAAAATGAACTGAAAAAGCCGACGCTCAGTTTGGATATGCCTATCCATGGAGACGTCGCTGAATTTATGGAAAAGATGCTGAAAGCGAATCAAAGCATTGAACCGAAGGAACAATGGATTACCTACTGCCAAAAAGTAAAAAAAGACTATCCGGTAGTCCGTAAAGAATATCGAAACCGGATCAGCCCGATCAACCCATACGTTTTCATTGATGAACTTACAAAATCTTTGCCGAATGGACAAATTGTTGTATGTGGGAATGGTAGCGCCTGCGTATGCACGTTCCAAGCAGCGAATATCAAAAAAGGACAACGATTATATACGAATTCAGGATGCGCTTCAATGGGCTATGATGTCCCGGCAGCCATAGGAGCCTATCAGGCATCGCATGAAAAAATTGTTTGTCTTGCCGGCGATGGAAGCCTCCAGATGAATATTCAGGAATTGCAGACCATTCGTTATAATAATATGAACATTATTATATTTATACTGAATAATGATGGATATCATTCTATTCGGCAGACGCAGAGTTCTTTTTTTGGGTTGCCGCTTGTTGGCGTGAATCGGGAGTCGGGTGTCGGGTTTCCAAATTTAAATAAAATTGCAGATGCTTATGAAATGCCATACTATAGGTTGGCCACGACAGAAAAAATGGATGCAGCGTTGAAAGAAATATTGGGGAATGACGGCCCTGCGCTTTGTGAAGTGTTGCTTGATCCGGAACAAGCATTTGAACCCAAATTATCTTCCAGGAAGCTTGAAGATGGAACAATGATTTCACCTTCGCTTGAAGATATGTATCCATTTTTAGACAGGAAAGAATTTGAGGAAAATATGATCAAGAACTCGAAGAATGAGAGGGGAAAATTATGA
- the rfbF gene encoding glucose-1-phosphate cytidylyltransferase, whose product MKVVILAGGFGTRISEESHLKPKPMVEIGDKPILWHIMKYYSAFGFNDFIICLGYKAYIIKEFFADYYLHMSDITFDFRNENKMIVHDNFAEPWRVTLVDTGLNTMTGGRIKRVRDYVGDESFMLTYGDGVADVDIKALLEFHKKHGKIATMTAIRPSGRFGILDIEQGNAITSFREKSQEDMGLINGGFMVLEPGIFDFIEGDNTVLEREPLEKLARQRELMAFKHDGFWQCMDTLRDKKLLDELLAEDKAPWKVWED is encoded by the coding sequence ATGAAAGTAGTGATTTTAGCAGGGGGATTTGGAACGCGTATCAGCGAAGAATCCCATCTGAAGCCAAAACCGATGGTAGAGATTGGCGATAAACCGATCCTTTGGCATATTATGAAATATTATTCTGCTTTCGGATTTAATGATTTTATTATTTGCCTAGGATATAAGGCCTATATTATCAAAGAGTTTTTTGCAGACTATTATTTACATATGTCGGATATCACATTTGATTTCAGGAATGAGAATAAAATGATCGTGCATGATAATTTCGCTGAACCATGGAGAGTGACCTTGGTAGATACGGGATTGAACACGATGACGGGGGGAAGAATTAAAAGGGTACGCGATTATGTCGGGGATGAATCCTTTATGCTGACCTATGGGGATGGGGTTGCTGATGTAGATATCAAAGCACTTCTTGAATTCCATAAAAAGCATGGGAAAATTGCGACAATGACAGCCATCCGCCCCAGCGGAAGGTTCGGAATATTGGATATTGAACAAGGAAATGCAATCACGTCATTCCGTGAAAAATCCCAGGAAGATATGGGGCTTATTAATGGCGGATTTATGGTTTTGGAACCGGGAATATTTGACTTTATCGAGGGGGATAATACAGTGCTGGAACGGGAGCCGCTTGAGAAGCTAGCCCGGCAACGTGAATTGATGGCTTTTAAGCACGATGGGTTCTGGCAGTGTATGGATACATTGCGTGATAAGAAATTACTGGACGAGTTGCTTGCAGAAGATAAAGCACCATGGAAGGTTTGGGAAGATTGA
- the rfbH gene encoding lipopolysaccharide biosynthesis protein RfbH, with the protein MFGNKTEQQAREEILKSVREYCKKYKLGKKTFCEGDRITYAARVYDEREMENLVDSALEFWLTTGKYADRFEKDFSEFLGVKYCSLVNSGSSANLLAFMALTSPLLKGKRILPGDEVITVAAGFPTTVAPIIQYGAVPVFIDMTIPQYNLDTKMLDAALSDKTKAVFAAHTLGNPFDLKTVKEFCDRNGLWLIEDNCDALGSKYCLDGEMKFTGTIGDIGTSSFYPPHHMTMGEGGAVYTNDALLHKIVNSLRDWGRDCVCPSGHDNVCGHRFDRQYGELPFGYDHKYVYSHFGYNLKVTDMQAAVGCAQLEKFPSFIEKRRKNWQRLRDGLSDMEDQLILPEPERNSEPSWFGFLITVRPDARISREELVREIEGYGIQTRNLFAGNLIKHPCFDEMRASGKGYRVAGELKNTDRIMNDTFWIGVYPGMTDKMLDYMVETIRKAIQ; encoded by the coding sequence ATGTTTGGAAATAAAACAGAACAGCAGGCGCGGGAAGAAATTTTAAAGAGCGTCAGGGAATATTGCAAAAAATATAAACTGGGGAAGAAAACGTTTTGTGAGGGTGACCGCATTACTTATGCAGCCCGCGTGTACGACGAACGGGAAATGGAAAACCTTGTGGACAGCGCGCTGGAGTTCTGGCTGACTACGGGAAAATATGCCGACAGGTTTGAAAAAGATTTCTCCGAATTCTTGGGTGTAAAATATTGTTCGCTGGTAAATTCAGGATCTTCGGCCAACTTGCTTGCTTTTATGGCGCTCACCTCTCCCTTACTGAAGGGAAAAAGGATTTTGCCAGGAGATGAAGTCATTACTGTGGCGGCAGGATTTCCTACAACAGTAGCCCCCATTATTCAGTATGGTGCGGTTCCCGTTTTTATCGATATGACGATACCGCAGTATAATCTTGATACCAAGATGCTGGATGCGGCTTTATCGGATAAAACAAAGGCAGTTTTTGCAGCGCATACACTGGGGAATCCATTTGACTTAAAAACTGTAAAAGAGTTTTGTGATAGAAACGGCCTGTGGCTCATTGAGGACAACTGCGATGCGCTTGGCTCAAAGTATTGCCTCGATGGAGAGATGAAATTTACGGGAACGATCGGAGACATTGGAACGTCCAGTTTTTATCCGCCCCATCATATGACGATGGGAGAAGGCGGAGCTGTCTATACGAACGATGCCCTATTGCATAAAATAGTAAATTCGCTTCGGGATTGGGGACGCGACTGTGTGTGTCCATCTGGGCATGACAATGTTTGCGGGCATCGGTTTGATAGACAATATGGAGAACTGCCGTTTGGATACGACCATAAATATGTATATTCTCATTTCGGCTATAATTTGAAAGTAACGGATATGCAGGCGGCTGTGGGATGTGCACAGCTTGAAAAATTCCCGTCTTTTATTGAAAAAAGGCGGAAAAATTGGCAAAGACTGCGGGATGGTCTTTCGGATATGGAGGACCAGCTCATTTTGCCTGAGCCGGAAAGAAATTCTGAACCGAGCTGGTTTGGCTTTTTGATTACGGTAAGACCGGACGCGAGGATTAGCCGGGAAGAACTTGTGCGGGAAATTGAAGGATACGGTATCCAGACGAGAAATCTATTTGCCGGGAATCTGATCAAACATCCCTGTTTCGATGAGATGCGCGCCTCAGGGAAGGGGTACCGTGTGGCTGGAGAGTTAAAAAACACGGATCGGATCATGAACGATACGTTTTGGATTGGCGTATATCCGGGAATGACGGATAAGATGCTAGACTACATGGTTGAGACGATCAGAAAAGCAATTCAATAA
- the rfbG gene encoding CDP-glucose 4,6-dehydratase: MEGLGRLMFQRDFFQEKRVFLTGHTGFKGSWMCELLLLCGAKVTGFALEPPTDPALFDLMGIDKDICSITGDIRDLSRLEKAVQQADPQIVIHMAAQPIVRDSYNDPVYTYETNVMGTVNVLESMRSVGSVRSFLNVTTDKVYKNNEWEWGYREADELNGYDPYSNSKSCSELVTDSYKKSFFRDTCTAISTARAGNVIGGGDFANDRIIPDCVRAAMQNKEIVVRNPYSTRPYQHVLEPLCAYLTIAQAQYEDRTCEGSYNIGPDYADCVTTGELATLFCNAWDGIGWTDCSEENAVHEANFLKLDCSRVKSVFGVAPKWNVKKAIEKTVEWSKCWQAGGDVEECMKKQILEYLEG; the protein is encoded by the coding sequence ATGGAAGGTTTGGGAAGATTGATGTTTCAAAGAGATTTTTTTCAGGAGAAGCGCGTGTTCCTTACTGGCCATACGGGCTTTAAAGGCTCTTGGATGTGTGAATTATTGCTGCTCTGCGGAGCAAAAGTCACCGGATTTGCGTTAGAGCCGCCGACAGATCCGGCGCTTTTTGACCTGATGGGAATTGATAAGGATATTTGCTCTATAACCGGGGATATACGTGATTTAAGTCGACTGGAGAAAGCCGTGCAACAGGCAGACCCACAAATTGTGATCCATATGGCGGCGCAGCCGATTGTAAGGGATTCCTATAACGATCCGGTATATACGTATGAGACCAACGTAATGGGAACGGTCAACGTACTTGAAAGTATGCGGAGTGTCGGCAGTGTGCGGTCCTTTTTGAATGTTACGACTGATAAAGTATACAAAAATAATGAGTGGGAGTGGGGATATCGTGAAGCAGATGAATTGAATGGATATGATCCCTACTCCAATTCCAAATCTTGCTCTGAATTAGTAACAGATAGCTACAAGAAATCTTTTTTTCGTGACACATGTACTGCGATATCAACGGCGCGGGCTGGCAATGTGATTGGCGGCGGAGATTTTGCAAACGACCGTATCATACCCGATTGTGTACGGGCGGCGATGCAAAACAAAGAAATTGTTGTGCGCAATCCTTATTCCACCCGGCCTTATCAGCATGTACTTGAACCCCTATGTGCCTATTTGACGATTGCCCAAGCACAATATGAGGACAGGACTTGTGAAGGCAGTTATAATATTGGCCCGGATTATGCCGATTGTGTAACAACCGGAGAGCTTGCGACACTGTTTTGTAATGCGTGGGACGGGATCGGATGGACTGATTGCAGTGAAGAAAACGCCGTGCATGAAGCAAACTTTTTAAAGCTCGATTGCTCACGAGTAAAATCAGTATTTGGAGTGGCGCCTAAATGGAATGTGAAAAAGGCGATCGAAAAAACGGTGGAGTGGTCGAAATGTTGGCAAGCGGGCGGCGATGTGGAAGAATGTATGAAAAAGCAAATTTTGGAATATCTGGAAGGATAA